ccttttttaataaaattacatttctactccatgattaaaaacatttgatggagtagtaaaaaataaaaaaaatttccctCAGTGTTATAGATATGCCAAACTAGAGTTGCAGGGCCATGGATTACCAGACAACACATCATACAAGCGTCCATCCAATATACCTGGAGTCAGATTTTGCAGGTAGTTGTTCCTGAGGTAAAGGAAAACAAGTTCATCCTGCGTAAGGAAATGTCCAGCAGGCAGGCTGCCGAAATGGTTGATATTCAAGAATATCTGGCGAAGGTATAGATTACAAATGAAGGCTAATGGATCTAAGGTCTTCAGTCTGTTGTTTTTCAGGTACAGAGCTTCAAGTCTGAACAGAGGTCAGAGCTCTGGGAGTCAGTTCCTCCAGCTGGTTATTTTGGAAGTCTAAGCTCTCCAGATTGTTGAGTCTTCGCAGGAAGCCCATGGGTAGCTGGGTGAACGAGACAAATCTAACCTCTGGAGAGAGCTGTTTACAGGCAGACTATTTCTATTTGCATCGCCTTTACACAACGGTGTTATTCTTAAATGAATCATCGTTTTGAAGGAATCGTTTGAGAGAATCATCCAGTGAATCAAGCaggtaattgtttttaaaagaaaagacTGAGAGAACGGTTTTAAAAtgacagttcacacaaaatttttaattctgtcatcatttgctcaccctcaggttgttccaaacctgtattagttGAGATGAACAcagaagaaaatatattaaataatgttggtaatcaaacagtttctggtccccattgactccCAGAGCATTTTATTTCCCCACAGTATAGAAATAGATTATAacatgatggcagaattttcatatttgggtgaactacttcCTGAATAAGTCAcaatttctgaacaaataggtTTGAGTGAATTGAGGAATGCATATTTAGTGATTAAGTGACTCACCATAGAGACTGTATGAAATATAATACCAAAACTACTCGTATCATTTCAGAAATAGTGGTAGAAAAGGCCCAATTCAGCCATAAAATCTAGCTTTGCCAATGAATGAATCAGTGGTTTTGAATGAATTAGTGTATGTTTGGATAGCTCACTCAAAAAGACTCAGTTGATTAGCTCCTGATAGAATAAATCTTTGATACTCATAAAACCAGCACTACTAATGAAAAGTCCTCACTAATGCACAGACAGACTGACCATCTCCATGGGATGCGGAAACACGGATGGGTTGATTAAATATTAGGACTGTTTTAGTTAagtaaacatacacaaacacacacacacacacacacacacacacaaacagcccaAAAGCAGGTAATGTACACAGCTGTATATTATTTTGACAAGACACAACAGAAATAAGAATATACGGTCTAGTCTTGAACTTATTTTTCATGTAGAACTGATTCTGCTTTTATGACTTAAGTCAAATATTACTTTTCATAGGTTAATAATACGCAATCAAGGATTTTCCAGGTCAACATTTGGTTTAAACGCTTGTGCAGCATTGGATTTTATTAATCACTTCTTTTGAATCATTAACAACCACCAAAAAGCATGTAAATGACAATGGCAACATATCGTATTGAATAATTATAGCTAATTaagctatatttacatttacattaatgcaaccttcttcctaaaaaaatgttttgtgtttcctGTATAAACACCACATACTATTTTTAGATCATCACACATAAGGAGTCACAGGTCTTCCATcaattaaacctttttttattaacaatttcaCAATGTTTCAACAGTTTGTCAGTggcaaaatgataaaatacagaaaatgtttgGACCGGAGATCTTCATGTTCCACTGTGCATACAGGTTGTATCAAATTTTTGTCACAGCaattaataaaatgctaaaatgtgcTCCATATTGCATCTTTGCATCATGTAGTATCAGTCTTCaataatgcatatattttgagCAGATAGTTCTGGAAAACTACTAAGTAATGctctttgaaaaatatttttcaaaagtgtTCTTTGATATAATGCATGATAAAAATATAATCTGTCACTAAATATTTATCAGTTTTTCCTAACAAAAATAGATTCAGATGATAGTGTAATTGAAGAGCTGAAGTATATATTCtgtttcaaacacacactcaggCAAACAGTCACACTTACTGACAACCTTGCAAGGAAACCAAAAATATCTTTCGAAGTTTAAAATGCTTTTACTTAATGTTTTTTGAGGAATTGTATATTCTAGGAAGACATAAAACACCCTTAAATGACTTAGAATTGAAACTACACCCTTTAGGTGATTTATGGCTTGTTTTGTGTTAAATATTAGACCCTACCCCCTTTCCCCAGTCATTTATACTTGTGGAGTTTGGCACTTGGAAGTCCTGCCTTTTTTACCAAAAAGAACACTATGACATTCTCCGCTTTCATTGTTCCCGGATGGATTATCATCTATCCAACCTTCACCAAGGTTAACTGAAATTAAAGGAGAGGAGAGAGGGTTAAGGTCAgtgaccaaaaaaaatatatatgtatatatattttaaactcatATATGGCAAACATTTCACATTCCATTCTATATTCAACCACACACAAAAGCATCAACACCACACCATCAGTTTTCAGACCCAACTTTCTCAAACTAAGCCAGACATATTTGAATTCAGCTGAACATTTACACATTTGCATGCCCACTCATATTAGTGCATCAAACACAGTATCAATATCAAAACCTGCCCTAGATACAGTACCTCACAGTGAGAACAAAATGCATTGTATAAATGCCATACTTCAAAAAACTTAAAGCCAAAGCATTAACACACAGGCACAAAAACATGCTAAGGCACCACTGTGGTTACCCCATAAACTCATCAGAAGTCTAATACATATTCAtcatccatttcaacatcaagaGACCAACCCCAGTCCTTCAGGCCCAACTCAATCCATCTGGAACAAAGAGTCATTCGGCCTCaaagtcaacttaaaaaaaattatggccACCCACGCTTAAATGAAAACATACAGATAAATACAATTTatgcaatgcaaaataaatgcaatCAGTTTTTTCTTTAAGTTTTAAAAAGATGTGACCATGACAGATCGGTATTTGCAGCTAACTTTTCTATAAAATCTGAATTTACCATGGCATTTTTGGCAGCTATTCATTCATAcatattcatctgtgaatatcTGTGCTGTTTTATTTGCATACATAGAACAGAACAGAGAGCCAATCGTTTGTTTCAGGGCAGCACATGCATTCAGAAAACCTGAACGATAAGCAGCGATGCGCTGTACTTACTCTCCACACATAAGCAAAAGTGGGGAAGGTGAAAGGTCAAAGGTGAACAGGTCAATGAAGAATGATACGGAGCATGGGGCCAGGGCTATAAAAGGTTAGCATTATAATTTAAGCTACTGTGAACCTGTGCAACTTCACAACCAAATCTAACTTAGTGTGCCAGGTTAgcatacagtaggtggccaaccaaaaTGTTGGTTCTACCGCTGTgtctgcaaagtgcatttgcagcacTATAACCTGGAGCATCTACATTTACTCTGAATAATGTcatctttttcatttttgggtgcacttCTGCTTCaatcactttcatttttttttcctcatagaAAACCATTTTCCCAAAGTGACTCCAGCTTCCAAGctccaaatatttataaaaaacataaaattattgtaAGTAGTCTATAcaagtttatttttgggtgacttCTTTCTTTAAAGCGACTTGCATGTAAAGAGTAAATATAAGAAGCAACAACATTAGCAATGCTCCAATACATAGTTTTCAAAAGTTGAGCAGAAGAGTTCAAGCTAGTACAAATGTGCATGTATTAAACAggattttctttatgattatagAAAGTGACTTCGTATAAATCGTTATCAATTATGCATTCAAATGTTCATGGAAGAGTGTGTTGTCAAACAATGATAAAATATCAGCCTCCTTAACACAAAACTGTGTGGTCTAACTAATGACATAAGCCCCCTtcataatatcataataatatattattaacagAAATGTGAGTGTCAGTATAGGTAAATGAATCTCAAATCATTTTGCGATTCCAAATGTTTCAAGAGCTGTATGTTCTTGAGAAGAAATAGGAttcatcttaattttattttttgagcagatcattaaaattaacattaatgtcAACTAATATTAGAATTAaacatatacacattttatataattaaacaatttaatattcTGCTGTCCCCTTTGGGAGTGTGCcgaggccccctagtgggcctCACCTCCTGGTTAAGAATATTTAAAACCCATAATTCTCGAGCTCTTTTGTAAGAAATGGATCTGTCAAGATGTTCTCACCTGGCCTTAGGTGAGGGCTGCTGTCGGGTGGAATGCACTTTGACGGCTCCTCTGTGTGAAAGTCTGGGGGATGAATGGGCTGACAGGTGAGGAGAGGGCTGAGGGGACAGGCCACTTGATGCTGCCTCGGAGTGGGGAGAAGGTATAGCTATGCTTGAGGAGTGGGCTATAGGTTTCCGTGGGACCCTTTTGAGCAAGCGGCTGACCCATTTCTGCTGCTCTCCTGTGGAGTTGGCCAGCAGCAGTAGCTCTTTCGCCGTGGACATGTCATAGTtcactggtgaaaaaaaaagaaccaaacGGGTCAGTTACAACCTAAAATACACCATGCGGAGGTCCAAAAgtccatatttaaaataaacaaaaacatttggagCTCATAAAATGGCACTAACGCCATGTATAATGTTAATAACAtctatattttaattcatatttaatttcagtAGCAAAAATGCAAAGTTCTTCTGTGTATAACAAGCTACAGACAGTAatataaattagaattttttagTGCTTTGTGAGTGTGACCCCTCCTGACCTTTGCATGGAGCTAGGACCTCTTCTTTGCGATCAATGTGGTCTTTATGGCATTTGATTCGGCAGCGCCTGCACTCCAGGGCAGGTGGGGGCTTGAAGACGTTCCACAGAGGCCTTGGACATGCTTCACAGCTAGAGGGGAAGTGGTAAAGCGTGATCACGAACTCGTGACCTTTGTGTTGGATAACCGACGACCTTTCAGCTGCTGATAAGGGTTCCATAGCAAGCTCCTCTTTCTTGCTCTCCCCCTCATTAGCATATAATATCTACAGGCAGAGCAGAAGAAGAAAGGTGAAGTTTGGGAAGATTAatcttaaaaaacaattataaaacgtTTCCTGGAGGGACAAATTAAGCATGTTACCTGGAAGATGCGTGGGATTTCTCTGGGGTCTGCGCGGTACACATCTGTCTGAGTGACAGGTCTCACATGGAAGAGTTTGCTAAAagaggaataaaaataaatgggttGGCTAATGCTGTGCAAgagagcagtaaatgtttatggtgtatgtagtatgtattaTGATTTATCtattagaatttatatttttCCCATATAAAATTTCCATCTATTTGGATTACAgagtaaacttaaaaaaacacacaacatctaggtttatatatttatcaataaatccaattattttaacatttttaaatattgaaaatataattataaaaaaaaaagatgcaaacagtttatcacaaaaacaaatatgcagaagtatatttgtttcatttatgtATGACAGACAAATATGCAACACACaagtttattagtttatgttcAGCCTATGTAATTTTACAATCTTATATGAACTTGAAACCAGGGTTAATAATAAAACCAATATATACAGGTCAAATTTAGATAAGTTTATAAAAACTCACTCTATATCCAGAATCATGAATGGGCTGGACTGCTCTCTGTCTTGCTCTGAGTCATAAAACAGGATCTTCTTGCTGCTTACCACCACATACTGCAatttacacagagacacacacacagacgatcAGAGAGGGCTTGTTGTTATTTGTGACATGTGAGTGTGTATATCTAAACCTTTACCTTCTTTTCCCATCCAAACCGTTTGGTATTTCTGGTAGGCAGTGAGAGCCATCCCTCAAGACTAGAATCTGTGGTAAAAGAAAACCAGAAGAGTGTTTTACAAATTCAATAATTATTTACAGGTTTTGTCAAACTGAAAATGACCAAGCAGGTTGATTTCTCTTCAAGGAATTTCAAGCCTTCAAAACCGTCTTTCCCAGGTGCACAATGAAACCTGTACTGGGGTCTCttggaataaaaatgttttagtagTGTTACTGGAGTTTCAAAAAAcacacatggtggtcagtgttattatgtgcaaaattatggCAGCAATCCGGCATGGCCGTGTATCAATACACACCTACTTTGAGCTCCGTTGGTATGTGAAGGACATGGACTCagaggtgtgtgagtgtgtgatgcGTACTACAACGGCATCATGGTGAGAGTGAAAGAAGAATGAAGGAAAAGAAACAAAAGGATGCATAAATTCAGTTTGCCATTGTGTCCAGGGGAAGACAGGAATTTTAAAAAGTGTGGGAGAAGTacacaaaaaagaaagacagagtgaAATGGAAAACGGGTAAAAGAGAAAAACAGTAGCAGTTACGTATTGATTATGTGTGTCAGCGGATAAtcagggaaaaaatatatatggatgcatggatggatggatctgaAGCCCATCCCTAGCATCAATTATAGCATAAATTACCACATCCTGTGCTTGATGGGTCATAACCTGGATAGTTACCTGGATACGCGTCATCACCCTCCAGCTCGTTGCTGCTGATAATGGGGGTTTCCAGAGAATGAACGCTGAGAGAAGTGAGCTGACCGCGCAGACGCTCAATATCACTGTCTTTACTGTCCAGGGCCATCTGCATCTCCAGTCGCACCTGAGAGTCCTCTGCTAACGTCTAAAAACAGACAACACTTAATGTGTGCTTTATATATGTATGCAGAACGGTGGCTAGGTTTTCTGGTGGTtacatttcatttgaaatatatttaatgtcaCTCACAGCCtgcatttcactgatttctttctgGTGTTTAATGATTAAGTTGTCGAGTTTTTCTTTCTCATTGCGGAGCTGCAACTGCAGTTGTCTGTTCTCCTTCTCCTTCCTGCGGATGTCAGTGATGTTGCCTTTCTGCGGCCTGACATCGGTCTTCTTCATTACCTCTGCCAGTTTGTTTATGGTCTACAATTCAAGCATTTGATCAGATTTACCGGAGACATGCTAATAACACCTTTTTTAAGCTATCCAAACAATCTTGTAACATGTACATGTTTACTGCAGTTAAAagccaaacacacctgattcttGAGGGTTCTCTCAGACTCTATCTGCTTCTCCAAGGACAGGATCATAGATTTCGTCTTTTTATCTTCTTCTCTGAGCCTCTCTAGCTCtgtgtaaacacatttataaatgttagATTTAGATTCacctttattgtcattatgcagagtacaagtacagagctaatgaaatgcagttagcagctaaccagaagtgcaaggatatagtgttttatatacatataagtgcagagtgagtgaagctatgatttacagaatgtacagtggagttgctatatacagtattaagcagagtacatacagaatataaataggaatgcaatgtgaggattatgtacattatgaacagcagaaATGTAGGGTTATATGTACATTACAGCACATGTATGGAGCACATACAGCACATATTATGGACATTATAACATCATCcaatcatattattatattattaacaggAATTCAGCAGGAATACTCACTATGCTGTAGGTGTTTGAGCTGATGGTTGAGCTCTTCTTTCTCATTAGCCAGGTTCCCAACATCCACAGTCAGTGTGCGGTTCGATTCCTCCAGCTGGTATAACACAAAagatttttaattcattaatatgAATGAATGTTAATGTTGTGTGCACAGAGTAATTCATATTTGTTAtatatgaataattatgaaataaatacattcttaTACTCGCTCTAATTCTCACCGAGCTGATGGTATTGTCCTTTTCGCTAAGTTCCTGCCGATGTCTGGCAATCATGTCTTTGATCTCCAGCTCCTTCATGATCTTTTCTTTCTCCAGGTCCGAGTATTGCTCCTCAGCGATGGAGCGCGCCAACTGTTCGGAGTCTGCCTTTGTCAGGCTCAGCCCCAGCTGGGTAGCCAAGGAGTCcctatataaacatacataaaacCAGTTTGTATTTTAACAGGAATTCAGTGTGCTGTAAGACATCCATGCATAAAACTTATTATCCCttccttcattttttaaatacCTGTATCTATTTACCTCTTGTTTCATCTAGCCTTATTCTAACTGGTATGGTTTCAAATGCAAATTGCTCTTTCTCTTTACTGAGAAAATGCTCTGCTTATATCGCTCAACTGTGATTTTCCTTTACGAGGCACTCAGTCTATGATGTGAAATACACTAGCATATAGATGGTTTCAAAGCCAAAAGTCAAGGGCCAAAAGCCAAGAAACCCCAATTtccatttttctatttaatttaatcttaaatCTACATTTTGTAACGTTCTTCTAGCGGTTAAAGCATAAAACTACAAGTTACTTGTTTAGAAACATTGTTTAGGTCCTTACATGAGTTCTGTGTATCTATCTAATGGATCATGATTACAGGTGATtgcgtaaaaaaaacaaaaaaaacaagatgaGTCATTTTCATATGTCCCGCCATCCTGTTTCAATAGCAAATACACACCTCTCTTCCTGCAGGTCCTCTATTCTATGCTGAGCATCACTGTAGAGTTTAGCCTTTTCATCAGCGTCCTCCTTCAGCTCTCTAATttgagttttataaagtttctgaAATCAAGGAAAaactatttatttcaaaataaatatgagAACAGATACACTATCCAACCTAAGTACATCCCCTCCACACATTCACCAACAAAATATGTGAAGACATACTGTGAAGTTCTGCTCTGCATCCAACTGGTCCTTCAGCTCTTTCAGCTGTATGTCAGCTTCTTCTCTCTCCCTGATTGGAAACAGAGAAGAGAGACCTTTTTCTTGCATCCATCATATACGTGTGTGCTATGCATTATTATGCTTATTTTGTGAGTTAAAGAGCGATAACTTTGTGAGATAAAGCGATAAGTTTTATTAATCATTCTAATTCCACGAGAATAGTGACATTTTACAACTACTGTATAAAGACAATGACAAAGAAGAATAATATAAATGGAACATACAGTACATCAGCAACCCTAACTCACCTGCGTAGTTCCTGGATTTGTTTCTCCAGACTGAATTTGAGCTCCAGCAGATGGTTGAGCTCTTGTTTGAGCTGTTTCTCAGAGGAGCGCAGGGTGCTGATCTCCTGCCTCTGTACATGGAGATCTGCCTTAAACAGAGTCTTCTTCTGAGTCTCCTGCTGCACACGCACACTCAGCACCTCcatctgccacacacacacacaacaaaaaagaCTGGATTTTATTTCTTGGACTCTCCACAGACCATCTGATACATATATGTAACTTCATGTAATgcctttcatttttaattgtgtGTGATATTTTAAATAGGTTGCAAAAATAGTGCCGAAAACAAGCAAAAATTAAACGTATTACAAAGCATATAGTGTGacaattaaaaactgtattaaataattaaaattcaaaCATCAGACAGATCCAGTCATGCAAGAAGAACAGTCGGAAAGGTGTACCTCTTCAGTGAGTTTTTCTTTGAGCGAGCGGAGCTCCTGAAGCTCTTGTCTGGCTTGCTTGTAGTCACAGTCTAATACTGAGTTTTCCTTCTCCAACTGCATCAGTCGGTTTTCCAACTGTTGCTTCGCTGATCGGTCTTCAAGCAGCTTATGTTCCATatctgtcacacaaacacacagcataaCCAAACTCTGAACGAGCCAAAGGCTTGTACTGCATACATTGGAAAGATTTACTCAGCTAGAACAGAAAAAATGGAAAATTCATTTTGGAATGaggaaaatattttgttttcatacagGGGTAAATGCAAGGCACTTCCAAAAGAATCATGTAAATCTTCTGATGTCCTAGCAAAGATTAAATGCTCAAGTGTTTTGTTGCGTCTCTAAATTTTCTCtcgaacttaatttggacaacagTTTTATATCTATTCCAGGTTTGTTTTAAGAGCAGAAACTGGGCTTTTTTCCCAGAGATAATGAATGAGTACCTTAGATAAACCTTGCCCCCCCTCACTCTAAACTGCACtcccctatttatttatttttttatttgtagtgaAATTTGTCCACATATACATGTGAGTTTTAAATTAAGAGTCAGCCGTGTCATTTTACCTTTCAGTTCCTCAGACTTGGCCTCTTCGATGGATTGGTTGATTTTGTTGTTGTCGATCAATCTGGCTTTAGTGGCTTTATGCTCTGCCTCCTCCTGCTCCAGACTCTGCTGAAGGACTTTGAGTTTGAAGGAGAAATCGATCTCCTGCTTGCTCTTATCCTACGGGTGAAGGGGACAACATTAATAGGGGTTtcacaaaaatacatataacCATACACACACCATGTGCTGAGAACTTGAATCATTCAGTCTcctgctaaaacacacacacccacacacacacaccttttccaGGGCAGTGAGATCCTCCTGTAACTGTCTTTTCTCTGCTTCAGCCTTTGATAAAGAACTCTTTATGTACTTCAACTCGTCTTCCAGTCCAGAGACACGGcctgaaaatttaaattaaagaaagaCAGGCAGgtataaacacaaaaacaaagttgAAGTAAAAGGTCAGAAATTCtagtaaatattaaatgttaaacttctcataaaacaattcaaatccttggtagttttttgttgttgttgtattattattattactttgtcaATTTCCCAaaaaattttcatttcaaatgtttttttattgttattattttgtggtGGAAATTATATTGTAAGTACTATCAGAATAAAAATGGatcaaattaaacttaaaatgaatacaatatttttttactgtattcttaatttatttgacttcgcaattcataaaaaaaaataaacctaaaatTATTTTTGACAAAACTTGTGGCAAAATCATTTATCATGGTGGAAAAAAATGAGGGAGAGTtgtaatttgacaaaaaaaattgaaaaaaaacccTGGATATAAATTATTTGCACACATTAAATATTTTGTGGTTCATGGTGTGTTTATTTCACTATTTGTTTAGCTtggaattttcatattttaagattaCGGTCTTAAggtccgttcacaccaagaacgataactataaagataacaccAGCGGACGATATTGTCCATTAACAAAAATTGATGAAGGCATGACAAGTTTCACCTGCGGAAACAAATCCTTTAGATTTAATAGACAAAACTGAAAACACGACACAGAGGAGATATTTCTTGTTTGTTCCAGTGCTGGAATCGTTTCTCACATTCTTGTATCCAGTTGTTTTCATGCACCTTGTGAGTGGTAAAGTTGCTCCAGATCCTACCTCATAATGAATATAAACAGGCATAGACACATGTACTTACCTTGTAGGTCATTGATAGTCTCTGAGCCGAGGCATCTCTCTCGCTTCTCCACCTCCAGTGAGGTTTGCAGGCTCAGTTTCTCCTGTTCCAGACCCTGCCGGTTGCTCTCCAGCTGGGCCAGACGCTCCTGAAGCTCCCTGAGAGAGATATCCAGCTGCTGCGACTGTCTCAAAGCCTCGGCCTGGGACTTCCTCAGTCGCTCAGACTCCTCCACCTCAGCCTGAAGCTTAGCATTCACCTCCTCCAACTAAAACCATATTCATTATCAGAGTGTCTTTTGTTCTTTCATTATATCCCTAAAACATTTGTAAAGTAATAGTTAATGCTCTGAGGTTAATGATCAGATAAAGTTTTGCTCAGGGACCCACCTGTCTTTCCAGGTGAATGTTCTTCTCGGCAGAGATATGAGAGTTCTGGTTCTTCTTCTTCAGCTCAGCTAGCTGCTCTTTCAGGCTGCTCACTGCAGTAGAGAGAAATGCAAAATATGTT
The sequence above is a segment of the Carassius gibelio isolate Cgi1373 ecotype wild population from Czech Republic chromosome A20, carGib1.2-hapl.c, whole genome shotgun sequence genome. Coding sequences within it:
- the LOC127938668 gene encoding rho-associated protein kinase 2, which translates into the protein MSTGAGKRLENRVRILESIIKDQRSPLNLESLLDSVTALALDLNHPALRKNKNIDSFLNRYEKAVTRLRELQVKLDDFERVKLIGRGAFGAVQLVRHKASQQVYAMKQLSKFEMVKRSDSAFFWEERDIMAFSKSPWIVQLYCAFQDVKYLYLVMEFMAGGDLVTLTSNYDIPEEWARFYTAEVVLALDAIHSLGFIHRDIKPDNMLLDCNGHLKLADFGTCMKMDSSGMVRCDTAVGTPDYISPEVLMSQGGTGYYGRECDWWSVGVFIYELLVGDTPFYAESLVGTYGKIMDHKNSLTFPEDIEMSKKAKDLICAFLSDREVRLGRTGVDEIKCHPFFKNDQWTFDTIRDTMAPVVPELSSDVDTSNFDEDIKDDPLGTETFPPPRAFAGNQLPFVGFTYFREDQLLNQNNKCSEGDTSAESVNEDHNLTQAESSDLQKRLKKLEEKVKNEMQAKEELENKYRTANQRLEKLSKELEEEVNVRQAVEDTLRELERDKALLTHQRSQSIRKAGLETDRKRLLENEVSSLKEQLAELKKKNQNSHISAEKNIHLERQLEEVNAKLQAEVEESERLRKSQAEALRQSQQLDISLRELQERLAQLESNRQGLEQEKLSLQTSLEVEKRERCLGSETINDLQGRVSGLEDELKYIKSSLSKAEAEKRQLQEDLTALEKDKSKQEIDFSFKLKVLQQSLEQEEAEHKATKARLIDNNKINQSIEEAKSEELKDMEHKLLEDRSAKQQLENRLMQLEKENSVLDCDYKQARQELQELRSLKEKLTEEMEVLSVRVQQETQKKTLFKADLHVQRQEISTLRSSEKQLKQELNHLLELKFSLEKQIQELRREREEADIQLKELKDQLDAEQNFTKLYKTQIRELKEDADEKAKLYSDAQHRIEDLQEERDSLATQLGLSLTKADSEQLARSIAEEQYSDLEKEKIMKELEIKDMIARHRQELSEKDNTISSLEESNRTLTVDVGNLANEKEELNHQLKHLQHKLERLREEDKKTKSMILSLEKQIESERTLKNQTINKLAEVMKKTDVRPQKGNITDIRRKEKENRQLQLQLRNEKEKLDNLIIKHQKEISEMQATLAEDSQVRLEMQMALDSKDSDIERLRGQLTSLSVHSLETPIISSNELEGDDAYPDSSLEGWLSLPTRNTKRFGWEKKYVVVSSKKILFYDSEQDREQSSPFMILDIDKLFHVRPVTQTDVYRADPREIPRIFQILYANEGESKKEELAMEPLSAAERSSVIQHKGHEFVITLYHFPSSCEACPRPLWNVFKPPPALECRRCRIKCHKDHIDRKEEVLAPCKVNYDMSTAKELLLLANSTGEQQKWVSRLLKRVPRKPIAHSSSIAIPSPHSEAASSGLSPQPSPHLSAHSSPRLSHRGAVKVHSTRQQPSPKAS